One Brassica napus cultivar Da-Ae chromosome A1, Da-Ae, whole genome shotgun sequence genomic region harbors:
- the LOC106387303 gene encoding RING-H2 finger protein ATL51, with protein MSSTVNPNNPWATYDSYRDCSQGICSVYCPQWCYVIFPPPPPSFFLDDEDDSSSSDFSPLLIALIGILASAFILLGYYTLISKYCHRRRQASSSTAASISISSFVTETPEGNNGASDPTRDGLDETLIKSITVYRYRKGDGFVESSDCSVCLCEFQENERLRLLPECNHAFHVACIDTWLKSHSNCPLCRAFIAGNVESVSASNQRISAANDGHRLSEDSVVVDLDLEMARSRDETVANENGRSTPKPPEREDRRSASVNSGSVVLIADILREIEDDEEESAGVGTSRRGGDEEGEKTPPPSSESAASQAGGGISNFLGRSSVAGKFVRTRNYRLPN; from the coding sequence ATGAGTTCTACAGTAAACCCAAACAATCCATGGGCTACATACGATTCCTACAGAGACTGCTCACAAGGAATATGCAGCGTCTACTGCCCTCAATGGTGCTACGTCATCTTcccacctcctcctccttctttctTCCTCGACGATGAAGATGATTCCTCCTCCTCTGACTTCTCCCCTCTCCTCATCGCACTCATCGGAATCCTCGCCAGCGCCTTCATCCTCCTCGGATACTACACTCTAATCTCCAAGTATTGCCACCGCCGCCGCCAagcctcctcctccaccgccgCCTCTATCAGTATCTCTTCCTTCGTCACCGAAACTCCGGAGGGAAACAACGGAGCTTCGGATCCGACCCGAGATGGACTCGATGAGACTCTGATTAAATCGATAACGGTTTACAGATACAGGAAGGGAGACGGATTCGTGGAATCTTCGGACTGTTCAGTTTGTTTGTGTGAGTTTCAGGAGAACGAGCGGTTGAGGTTGTTACCTGAGTGTAACCACGCGTTCCACGTGGCGTGTATTGATACGTGGTTGAAGTCTCACTCTAACTGCCCTCTCTGCCGCGCCTTCATCGCCGGGAACGTTGAATCCGTCTCCGCATCTAATCAGCGAATCTCCGCAGCGAACGATGGCCACCGTCTGAGTGAAGATTCCGTCGTTGTTGACTTAGATCTGGAAATGGCCAGATCTCGGGATGAGACGGTGGCTAACGAGAACGGCAGATCGACGCCGAAACCACCGGAGCGAGAAGATCGGAGATCGGCGTCGGTAAATTCAGGCTCCGTGGTCTTGATCGCCGATATACTCAGGGAGATTGAAGACGACGAGGAGGAATCAGCGGGTGTAGGGACGTCTCGGCGTGGAGGAGATGAGGAAGGAGAGAAGACGCCGCCGCCGTCGTCAGAGTCGGCGGCGAGTCAAGCAGGCGGAGGAATTTCGAATTTTCTGGGGCGGAGTTCAGTGGCGGGTAAATTTGTTAGAACCAGAAATTACCGTTTACCGAATTGA